One window of Marinobacterium aestuarii genomic DNA carries:
- the aceF gene encoding dihydrolipoyllysine-residue acetyltransferase, translated as MSTITISVPDLSGASDVDVVEVLVKAGDVIAEGDSLIAVETDKASMEVPSTHGGTVKEVIIKEGGTCNEGDQILILETGAAAAPEASATAAPAAAAPAPAPAAAPAAPAAAAAAASVEEVRVPDLSGASDVDVVEVLVKAGDVIAEGDSLIAVETDKASMEVPAPMGGTVKEVKIVAGGTCNEGDLILTLEVAGSAASAPQAQAQAPAAAPAAAPAPAAAPAVAGGIEEVRVPDLSGATDVDVIEVLVKVGDVIAEGDSLIAVETDKASMEVPAPKGGTVKSVSISAGGTCNEGDLIITLEVAGSAAVAAPAAAPAAAPAAAAAPVAAPAAPAKAAPGATVNQALEQKNRAVHAGPAVRAIAREFGVDLSLVAGSGRRGRVVKEDVQNYVKVSLKALAEKPAAGVATGSGIPAVPAIDFSQFGEIELQKMSKIAKVTAANMTRCWLNVPHVTQFDKADITELEAFRKEMKDAAAKEGVKLTPLPFIIKAVAQALKENPKFNASLHADGEHIVLKKYINVGLAVDTPNGLMVPVIKDADKKSIYELSREANELAGKAKDRKLKPNEMQGCCFTISSLGGIGGTGFTPIVPAPEVGILGVSKADIEPRWNGKEFEPRLMLPLCLSYDHRAINGGDAGRFLTYLNSLLSDIRRLVL; from the coding sequence GTGAGCACAATCACAATTAGCGTTCCAGACCTCAGTGGCGCCTCGGATGTCGATGTCGTTGAGGTACTGGTCAAGGCGGGCGATGTTATCGCCGAGGGCGACAGCCTGATTGCCGTTGAGACCGACAAGGCCTCAATGGAAGTACCGTCCACCCATGGCGGTACAGTCAAGGAAGTGATTATCAAGGAGGGTGGCACCTGCAACGAAGGTGACCAGATTCTGATTCTGGAAACGGGCGCGGCAGCGGCCCCCGAAGCTTCCGCAACAGCAGCTCCGGCTGCTGCGGCTCCTGCTCCAGCCCCCGCGGCGGCACCTGCGGCACCTGCTGCAGCTGCTGCTGCGGCAAGTGTTGAAGAAGTCCGGGTGCCGGATCTCAGCGGTGCCTCCGATGTTGACGTGGTTGAAGTCCTGGTCAAGGCTGGTGATGTGATTGCCGAGGGCGACAGCCTGATCGCGGTCGAAACCGACAAGGCGTCCATGGAAGTGCCGGCCCCGATGGGCGGCACGGTCAAGGAAGTCAAGATTGTGGCCGGCGGCACCTGCAATGAAGGTGACCTGATCCTGACGCTGGAGGTTGCAGGCAGTGCAGCATCGGCGCCCCAGGCTCAGGCGCAGGCTCCGGCCGCTGCGCCTGCAGCAGCCCCGGCCCCTGCAGCAGCTCCGGCTGTAGCCGGTGGTATCGAAGAGGTTCGGGTGCCGGATCTCAGCGGTGCCACCGATGTGGACGTGATTGAAGTCCTGGTCAAGGTCGGTGATGTCATTGCCGAGGGCGACAGCCTGATCGCGGTTGAGACCGACAAGGCCTCGATGGAAGTGCCGGCGCCCAAGGGCGGTACCGTCAAGTCCGTCAGCATCAGTGCCGGTGGTACCTGCAACGAAGGTGATCTGATCATCACGCTGGAAGTGGCCGGTAGTGCTGCGGTCGCGGCGCCCGCTGCTGCACCTGCTGCGGCTCCCGCTGCTGCAGCTGCACCCGTGGCGGCACCTGCTGCGCCTGCCAAGGCGGCGCCAGGCGCGACCGTTAACCAGGCACTGGAGCAGAAGAACCGTGCCGTGCACGCAGGCCCGGCCGTTCGCGCCATCGCCCGCGAGTTCGGGGTTGATCTGTCGCTGGTGGCAGGTTCAGGCCGTCGTGGTCGTGTCGTCAAGGAAGACGTGCAGAACTACGTCAAGGTCTCGCTCAAGGCGCTGGCCGAGAAGCCTGCTGCTGGTGTTGCCACCGGCTCCGGTATTCCGGCCGTCCCTGCGATCGATTTCAGCCAGTTTGGCGAGATTGAACTGCAGAAGATGAGCAAGATTGCCAAGGTGACGGCGGCGAACATGACCCGTTGCTGGCTCAATGTGCCGCACGTGACCCAGTTCGACAAGGCGGACATCACCGAGCTGGAAGCCTTCCGCAAGGAAATGAAGGACGCCGCAGCGAAAGAGGGCGTCAAGCTCACGCCGCTGCCGTTCATCATCAAGGCGGTGGCTCAGGCGCTGAAGGAGAACCCCAAGTTCAACGCCTCTCTGCATGCTGATGGCGAGCACATAGTGCTGAAGAAATACATCAACGTCGGTCTGGCGGTGGATACGCCAAACGGCCTGATGGTGCCGGTGATCAAGGATGCGGACAAGAAGTCCATCTACGAGCTGTCCCGGGAAGCGAACGAACTGGCTGGCAAGGCCAAGGATCGCAAGCTGAAACCCAACGAGATGCAGGGCTGCTGCTTTACTATCTCGAGCCTGGGTGGCATTGGCGGTACTGGCTTTACGCCTATAGTACCGGCGCCGGAAGTTGGCATCCTGGGTGTATCCAAGGCAGACATAGAGCCGCGCTGGAATGGCAAGGAGTTCGAGCCGCGCCTGATGCTGCCGCTGTGTCTGTCCTATGACCACCGGGCGATTAATGGCGGGGATGCAGGACGCTTCCTGACCTACCTGAACAGTCTGCTGAGCGATATCCGTCGCTTGGTGCTGTAG
- a CDS encoding NAD-dependent epimerase translates to MKVLITGVAGFIGFHVARRLLSEGWQVLGLDSLNDYYDPALKQARLALLRPQAGFRFAGADLADRSAMEALFADQPFDRVIHLAAQAGVRYSLENPHAYVDANLAGLLNVLEGCRAQQVAHLVYASSSSVYGLNTQVPFAESDAVDHPVSLYAATKKSGELLAHSYSHLYGLPATGLRFFTVYGPWGRPDMAPIKFARAISAGEAIDVYNQGDMSRDFTYIDDIVEGVVQVLDQIPAAQPGWTPEQGSRGQSSAPYRIFNIGAGQPVGLLDFIQTLEAALGVQARKNFLPMQPGDVARTWASTEALRQQTGFSPAVGLEEGVGKFVDWYRAYYGPSV, encoded by the coding sequence ATGAAGGTACTCATTACCGGAGTTGCGGGTTTTATCGGGTTCCATGTGGCCAGGCGCCTGCTGTCTGAAGGCTGGCAGGTACTGGGGCTGGACAGCCTGAATGACTACTATGACCCGGCACTGAAACAGGCACGTCTCGCGTTACTGAGGCCCCAGGCCGGTTTTCGCTTTGCAGGCGCGGATCTGGCGGACAGGTCTGCGATGGAGGCGCTCTTTGCCGACCAGCCGTTTGATCGCGTTATCCATCTTGCGGCCCAGGCGGGGGTGCGTTATTCGCTGGAAAACCCCCATGCCTATGTGGATGCCAATCTGGCGGGCCTGCTGAACGTGCTCGAAGGCTGCCGGGCTCAGCAGGTGGCGCATCTGGTCTATGCTTCGTCGAGTTCGGTTTACGGGCTCAATACCCAGGTCCCCTTTGCCGAGTCGGATGCGGTTGATCACCCGGTGTCTCTTTACGCCGCCACCAAGAAATCCGGAGAGTTGCTGGCCCACTCCTACTCCCACCTCTATGGTCTGCCGGCCACCGGGCTGCGCTTTTTTACCGTCTACGGCCCCTGGGGGCGTCCGGATATGGCGCCGATCAAGTTTGCCCGCGCCATCAGTGCCGGCGAGGCGATTGATGTCTACAACCAGGGGGACATGAGCCGCGACTTCACCTATATCGATGATATCGTCGAGGGTGTGGTGCAGGTGCTGGATCAGATTCCCGCAGCGCAGCCGGGCTGGACGCCGGAGCAGGGCAGCCGCGGCCAGAGCTCGGCGCCGTATCGGATCTTCAATATAGGTGCGGGTCAGCCGGTGGGGCTGCTGGACTTTATTCAGACACTGGAAGCGGCGTTAGGTGTACAGGCTCGTAAGAACTTCCTGCCGATGCAGCCTGGCGATGTGGCCCGTACCTGGGCCTCAACTGAAGCACTGCGGCAACAGACCGGATTTAGTCCTGCGGTGGGGCTGGAGGAAGGTGTCGGCAAGTTCGTTGACTGGTACAGAGCCTATTACGGCCCGTCGGTTTGA
- a CDS encoding UDP-glucose dehydrogenase family protein gives MKITVFGSGYVGLVTGTCLADVGHDVLCIDIDQTKIDGLNQGRLPIYEPGLESMLKRNHSEGRLQFSTSAERGVAHGQLQFIAVGTPPDDDGSADLRHVLTVARTIGSHMTDYKVVVDKSTVPVGTADRVREEISSVLSARQTRPEFDVCSNPEFLKEGAAIEDFTKAARIVIGTDSERVRGLMRECYGPYNRNRDKLMFMDLRAAELTKYAANAMLATKISFMNELAQLAERLGVDIEQVRKGIGSDPRIGYHFIYPGCGYGGSCFPKDVKALTRTALDVGHEAPLLNAVERVNQQQKQTLFHKLQQGLGKDLRGKRIAIWGLAFKPNTDDMREAPSRTLMEALWEAGASVSAYDPEALNECHRIYGTRADLSLAATRELAVVDADALVICTEWKAFRTLDFAWLKTQLRTPLIVDGRNLYSPQDVARAGLAYYAVGRGDSLQAMPRD, from the coding sequence ATGAAAATCACGGTATTTGGCAGTGGCTATGTCGGCCTGGTCACGGGAACCTGCCTGGCGGACGTTGGCCATGATGTTCTGTGCATCGATATTGATCAGACCAAGATTGATGGCCTGAATCAGGGCCGCCTGCCGATCTACGAGCCTGGCCTTGAATCCATGCTCAAGCGCAACCACAGCGAAGGCCGGCTGCAGTTCAGCACCTCGGCAGAGCGCGGTGTCGCCCACGGCCAGCTGCAATTTATAGCCGTGGGTACGCCCCCCGATGACGACGGCTCCGCGGACCTGCGTCACGTGCTGACGGTGGCCCGCACCATCGGCAGCCACATGACGGACTACAAGGTGGTGGTCGACAAATCCACCGTGCCCGTGGGCACCGCAGACCGGGTACGCGAGGAAATCAGCAGTGTATTGTCAGCACGCCAGACCCGCCCCGAGTTTGATGTCTGCTCCAATCCTGAGTTTCTCAAGGAAGGTGCCGCCATTGAGGACTTCACCAAGGCGGCCCGCATTGTCATCGGCACCGACAGCGAGCGGGTGCGCGGCCTGATGCGCGAGTGCTACGGCCCCTATAACCGTAACCGCGACAAACTGATGTTCATGGATCTGCGCGCCGCCGAGCTGACCAAGTACGCCGCCAATGCCATGCTCGCCACCAAGATCAGCTTCATGAACGAGCTGGCCCAGCTGGCCGAACGTCTGGGGGTCGACATAGAACAGGTGCGCAAGGGCATCGGCTCGGATCCGCGCATTGGCTATCACTTCATCTACCCCGGCTGTGGTTATGGCGGCTCCTGCTTCCCCAAGGACGTCAAGGCGCTCACCCGCACGGCGCTGGATGTCGGCCACGAGGCACCGTTGCTCAATGCGGTGGAGCGGGTCAACCAGCAGCAGAAACAGACCCTGTTCCACAAGCTGCAACAGGGCCTGGGCAAGGACCTGCGCGGCAAGCGCATCGCTATCTGGGGATTGGCCTTCAAGCCCAATACCGACGATATGCGCGAGGCGCCGAGTCGCACCCTGATGGAAGCCCTGTGGGAGGCCGGCGCCAGCGTCAGCGCCTACGACCCCGAAGCCCTCAACGAGTGCCACCGCATCTACGGCACGCGCGCCGACCTCAGCCTGGCCGCCACCCGTGAACTGGCGGTGGTAGATGCCGATGCCCTGGTGATCTGTACTGAATGGAAAGCCTTTCGCACCCTGGATTTCGCCTGGCTCAAAACCCAGCTACGCACCCCCCTGATCGTGGATGGCCGCAACCTCTACTCGCCGCAGGATGTCGCCAGGGCGGGCCTGGCCTACTACGCCGTCGGCCGCGGGGATTCACTGCAGGCCATGCCCCGCGACTAA
- the galU gene encoding UTP--glucose-1-phosphate uridylyltransferase GalU, with translation MRKVTKAIIPVAGLGTRVLPASKAIPKEMLPVGDKPVIQRVVEEAVAAGITKIILVTRSGKEAIENHFDAHYELEAQLEIKGKIAELASVRNIQPPDVEIISVRQPSAQGLGHAVLCAAGIIGDEPFAVMLPDVLINNRTADSGHVDMAGMMAAFSRNEHPQIMVEPVPHEHAERYGIVDCAGAVLQGGDAHPIQGMVEKPAPGTAPSNLAIVGRYILPARIMQLLKSTPRGAGGEIQLTDAMAALLKETPMEAYHMEGKSYDCGNKLGYLQANMVFGLQSPHTGPELREFLKQQLDELDQA, from the coding sequence ATGCGTAAAGTGACCAAAGCCATAATCCCCGTTGCCGGACTCGGCACCCGTGTTTTGCCCGCCAGCAAGGCCATCCCCAAGGAAATGCTGCCGGTCGGCGACAAGCCGGTCATCCAGCGCGTGGTGGAAGAAGCCGTCGCGGCAGGCATTACCAAGATTATTCTGGTGACGCGCTCCGGCAAGGAAGCCATTGAAAACCACTTCGATGCCCACTACGAGCTCGAAGCCCAGCTAGAGATCAAGGGCAAAATCGCGGAACTTGCCTCAGTGCGCAACATCCAGCCGCCTGATGTGGAAATCATCTCGGTACGCCAGCCCAGCGCCCAGGGCCTTGGCCACGCCGTCCTCTGCGCCGCCGGCATTATCGGTGACGAACCCTTCGCGGTCATGCTGCCGGACGTACTGATCAACAACCGCACCGCCGATAGCGGCCACGTTGACATGGCCGGCATGATGGCTGCCTTCAGCCGCAACGAGCACCCGCAGATCATGGTGGAGCCGGTGCCGCACGAGCACGCCGAGCGCTACGGCATTGTCGATTGCGCCGGTGCCGTCCTGCAGGGTGGCGATGCGCACCCGATTCAGGGCATGGTGGAAAAACCGGCTCCCGGCACGGCGCCCTCAAACCTGGCGATCGTGGGACGTTACATACTGCCGGCGCGCATTATGCAGCTGCTTAAATCCACCCCGCGCGGAGCCGGCGGTGAAATCCAGCTGACCGACGCCATGGCCGCCCTGCTCAAGGAAACGCCGATGGAGGCCTACCATATGGAGGGCAAGTCCTATGACTGCGGCAACAAGCTGGGTTACCTGCAGGCCAACATGGTCTTCGGCCTGCAAAGCCCGCACACAGGCCCTGAGCTGCGTGAATTTCTCAAGCAGCAGCTCGACGAGCTGGATCAGGCCTGA